The region ATTAGTGTCTTCATTTCGATATCTTGTATTGACATGAGAAAATATTCCTGCTTTTTCTTTATTATCATTCATGAAGCTACTCCAATCAGTAACTAGTTGCCTCATAGGTTCATTCCATTCAAAATGATCAAAGCGTATATCATATGGAAGAAAACGATAAGGGATATCATATTCTTTACATAATGTTTTTAATAATTTTGCAACACTTTGAGTTTGTAGTGTTGTAAATGCTGCATAATAACGATATCCTCTGTATTCACTGTGAGGATATCTTCCGAGTTTGTCATAATCATTATTTGCTAAATCTATATATGCTAAATCTTTACCTTTGCATTGCTCATCCTTAGAACAGTATATTCCACTACAAGAATGTAAATATCCATCATTTTTTAATTCTAGCCAGCCATAATTTACTATTTCAATAGCAATTATTTTGGGATTGTAAGTGTCGCCTCCATGGGAATGGTGGGCCCAATATTCAGGTTCCATATATTCTACAATTGTTCCATCACGATATACCCAATAATTAACAGCATTGTGTTTTTCTATAGCTCTATTCGGTTTTGTATTACATGTTGTTGAATCAGCTCCACCAAAATTGCCAGCTGTGAAGTGTAGACATATAGCTGTCTTTTCT is a window of Spirochaeta cellobiosiphila DSM 17781 DNA encoding:
- a CDS encoding peptidoglycan recognition protein family protein, yielding MAQYDNYCDIGNIQEKIKQYFIENSFLMKEQIFDIDLPESKMRKLKHLNEYTIGSDDYIRLSTKISRLKQFKKEEMYLGKVDKSEKTAICLHFTAGNFGGADSTTCNTKPNRAIEKHNAVNYWVYRDGTIVEYMEPEYWAHHSHGGDTYNPKIIAIEIVNYGWLELKNDGYLHSCSGIYCSKDEQCKGKDLAYIDLANNDYDKLGRYPHSEYRGYRYYAAFTTLQTQSVAKLLKTLCKEYDIPYRFLPYDIRFDHFEWNEPMRQLVTDWSSFMNDNKEKAGIFSHVNTRYRNEDTNAVVKWDISPAFDWEYLENYNGFTTSFPLENNTNKLYQMTPIQWLNAAERGDQKGYFPIGSNLTAHTIVHIASPSTQSTPVRAMPNGSVTDLEIVQGKTKVTTGITNKIIIKMSSYNESE